A single window of Polyangiaceae bacterium DNA harbors:
- a CDS encoding LysM peptidoglycan-binding domain-containing protein: MSDRFSRRTLRAKPSVALCVVVLAIATALVPRHADAFPHIVRSGETLARIAERVYGRVEAEQILVAANGLDNGRGIAITPGMRLEIPAVGHHRVAAGETWPSIADLLLGSPERGDVLAFANKAKPWIAPTEGQEIVVPYNLRYVASGGDSILTIAYRFLGDRDKAWMLHRYNQLGNHSLRRGELVLVPLVDLDLTAEGKQEAAAAGALVRSEGAGYARDAQKRADAELPQLAADVYNGRYVDAVARGNRLLGSGALSRPQLALIHQKLVEAYVALDAQGLAETSCLQWREADRSAVLDPVELSPKIVRACLSAPASSVSPDKPARSPVPAGPSIPARLSPDGGR, translated from the coding sequence ATGTCGGATCGTTTCTCCAGACGAACCCTGCGAGCCAAGCCGAGCGTCGCGCTGTGCGTCGTCGTGCTCGCGATCGCCACGGCGCTCGTGCCGCGTCACGCCGATGCGTTTCCGCACATCGTTCGTTCCGGTGAAACCCTCGCGCGGATTGCCGAGCGCGTCTATGGCCGCGTGGAAGCAGAACAGATCCTCGTCGCCGCCAACGGCCTCGATAACGGCCGAGGCATTGCCATTACGCCTGGCATGCGTCTCGAGATCCCCGCCGTTGGGCATCATCGCGTTGCAGCGGGAGAAACCTGGCCGTCCATCGCCGACTTGCTCCTCGGGTCTCCAGAACGCGGCGATGTGCTCGCTTTCGCCAACAAGGCCAAGCCGTGGATCGCGCCGACCGAAGGTCAGGAGATCGTCGTGCCGTACAATCTTCGCTACGTTGCCAGCGGGGGTGATTCGATTCTTACGATTGCGTACCGATTTCTGGGCGATCGAGACAAAGCGTGGATGCTCCATCGCTACAACCAACTCGGCAACCATTCGCTTCGCCGCGGTGAGCTCGTGCTCGTGCCGCTCGTCGATCTGGATCTCACGGCCGAAGGCAAACAAGAAGCGGCTGCGGCCGGTGCGCTCGTGCGATCCGAAGGCGCAGGTTACGCGCGTGATGCCCAAAAACGCGCCGACGCCGAGCTCCCCCAGCTTGCGGCGGACGTGTACAACGGTCGCTACGTCGATGCCGTCGCGCGCGGCAATCGGCTGCTCGGCAGCGGAGCCTTGAGCCGTCCGCAACTTGCGCTCATTCACCAAAAACTCGTCGAAGCCTACGTCGCGCTCGATGCGCAAGGTTTGGCGGAGACGTCGTGTCTTCAGTGGCGCGAGGCCGATCGTTCTGCCGTGCTCGATCCGGTCGAATTGTCCCCGAAGATCGTACGCGCATGCCTGAGCGCGCCGGCGTCGAGCGTTTCTCCGGACAAACCCGCGCGATCGCCGGTCCCCGCGGGCCCGTCCATACCCGCACGCCTTTCTCCCGACGGAGGCCGCTGA
- a CDS encoding serine/threonine protein kinase, with the protein MTTVSDTLPDRMTDCEWSVFDNAQFLFDSAPGEDVVTFRPGQQIHGTPWIVVKSLGKGGVGEVFEVEHARLGRRAAFKVLHHDNLFRRGLAERAANEGRLLASVRHANIVDVYDMDVLPDGRPFVVLELLEGSDLRAALKRVGVLSVPAALDIVSQVLQGLSALHDAGIVHRDIKLENLFLCESGHVEILDLGAAERIGEEVGERSPSLGTPRTMAPEQYEGKKVDGRADLYALGIVLYELLAGRGPFDDVSGLEALRFAHCHRPAPPPSRFAPQHVPPDVDALVLRALAKSPNERFVSADAMLAEMAALRAAPKTATHSMQDAHVRELHLTSVTVPSVWAIDERWSMFRFTSLLEPLMSPERLLSVAMLALVIASVTLGIALGQHLPRLDDAVRLSVP; encoded by the coding sequence GTGACAACCGTATCAGATACACTTCCCGATCGCATGACCGATTGTGAATGGTCGGTCTTCGACAACGCGCAGTTTCTTTTCGATTCGGCGCCGGGCGAAGACGTCGTCACGTTTCGGCCTGGTCAGCAAATTCATGGGACTCCGTGGATCGTCGTAAAATCGCTTGGCAAAGGCGGGGTAGGGGAAGTTTTCGAGGTCGAGCACGCGCGTCTCGGGCGGCGCGCTGCATTCAAAGTGCTTCACCATGACAATCTCTTTCGGCGAGGTTTGGCAGAGCGCGCGGCAAACGAAGGCCGACTGCTCGCATCCGTTCGGCATGCGAACATCGTCGATGTATACGATATGGATGTCCTTCCCGATGGGCGTCCATTCGTGGTGCTCGAGCTTTTGGAAGGCAGCGACCTGCGAGCGGCATTGAAGCGAGTGGGGGTGCTATCGGTACCCGCGGCGCTCGACATCGTATCGCAGGTCTTGCAGGGTTTGTCGGCGCTCCACGATGCGGGGATCGTGCATCGCGACATCAAACTCGAAAACCTATTTCTTTGCGAAAGTGGGCACGTTGAAATCCTCGATCTCGGAGCGGCCGAACGCATTGGTGAGGAAGTGGGCGAGCGATCGCCTTCCTTGGGTACGCCGCGCACGATGGCTCCCGAGCAATACGAAGGCAAAAAGGTCGACGGTCGGGCTGATTTGTATGCCCTTGGAATCGTCTTGTACGAATTGCTTGCGGGCCGAGGTCCTTTCGATGATGTTTCGGGCCTCGAAGCGCTTCGATTCGCGCATTGCCACAGGCCCGCGCCGCCTCCGTCACGGTTTGCGCCGCAGCATGTTCCGCCGGACGTCGATGCGCTCGTTTTGCGTGCCCTCGCGAAATCACCGAATGAGCGCTTCGTTTCGGCGGATGCAATGCTGGCAGAAATGGCCGCCCTTCGTGCTGCGCCAAAGACCGCAACGCATTCGATGCAAGATGCGCACGTTCGAGAATTGCATCTGACGAGCGTGACCGTACCTTCGGTGTGGGCGATTGACGAAAGGTGGTCGATGTTTCGATTCACCTCGCTGCTCGAGCCTCTCATGTCGCCAGAAAGGTTGCTTTCGGTCGCCATGTTGGCGCTCGTCATCGCGTCGGTGACGCTGGGGATCGCTCTTGGGCAGCACCTTCCGCGGCTCGATGATGCAGTGCGGCTTTCGGTGCCATGA
- a CDS encoding CPBP family intramembrane metalloprotease, whose amino-acid sequence MLYSDFCRRPKNEAPEGLALHGLASLPGAEYLGRRVLPEVQAPQPETTIAPVSPRPGATKPLIAALLTTIIVTALSYLAPAKHAATLVGLAFLAATWWLVLRGDEHTIREHGLSLGGLLEPLAIDKRRLLRDAAMATLWVLLLAVIVFPPFWYGFKLFWHAKMPFVFRLPKSPLDEVAGQLLVVALPEEAFFRGYLQTRLDAAWGRRVRFLGAELGAGWIVSAVIFAIGHWLTTPVPARLAVFFPALLFGWLRARTGGIGAGVLFHALCNMFSATLARGYGFPS is encoded by the coding sequence TTGTTGTACTCGGATTTTTGTCGAAGGCCAAAAAACGAAGCTCCGGAAGGTCTCGCGCTGCATGGGCTCGCGTCTTTGCCCGGAGCGGAGTATCTTGGACGCCGAGTGCTCCCGGAAGTTCAAGCCCCGCAACCAGAAACCACGATCGCACCCGTTTCGCCGCGTCCGGGCGCCACGAAGCCGCTCATCGCAGCCCTCCTGACGACGATCATCGTAACGGCCCTGTCGTACTTGGCGCCGGCGAAACACGCCGCGACGCTCGTGGGCCTTGCGTTTCTCGCGGCGACGTGGTGGCTCGTGCTGCGCGGAGACGAACATACGATCCGCGAGCATGGGCTATCGTTGGGGGGCCTTTTGGAGCCGCTGGCGATCGACAAGCGCAGGCTGCTTCGCGACGCTGCAATGGCCACGCTTTGGGTGCTCTTGCTCGCCGTCATCGTTTTTCCGCCTTTTTGGTACGGATTCAAATTATTTTGGCATGCGAAAATGCCATTCGTCTTTCGGCTACCCAAATCGCCGCTCGATGAAGTGGCTGGGCAATTGCTCGTGGTCGCGCTTCCCGAAGAAGCGTTTTTCCGGGGCTATTTGCAAACTCGGCTGGACGCAGCTTGGGGAAGACGCGTGCGTTTTCTGGGCGCCGAATTGGGTGCGGGATGGATCGTCTCCGCCGTGATCTTCGCGATTGGTCATTGGCTGACGACCCCCGTGCCTGCTCGACTGGCGGTGTTTTTCCCGGCGCTTCTTTTTGGGTGGCTCCGAGCGCGCACGGGCGGAATTGGCGCCGGCGTGTTGTTTCACGCGCTTTGCAACATGTTTTCGGCAACGCTCGCCCGAGGATACGGTTTTCCCTCATGA
- a CDS encoding extensin family protein, which yields MHSSLLRSCALAVLAFAAAALRPSLADASSPFLVVPDPAVVETTAAYRYANMTNEEAIAELNRRNLPYVTVDPVPGVRAPIRLTGRLHGVHIHSALPPEQRDASPFEILDARLALALDDFTAILERHDIDEIVHFTMYRPNAPREIATPKAAPPQDQPPKAAAAPKAGAAVAKKPGAGKVASRTKPTKSQSSEKPAAKSDKREKVRPGAAEKPSKPSAVKPTAKPKKSSSQTSLGKAGLGAKGAGASVDKGAKQKAPGETGEKAEASKPVEVVTAAAPKKAEAPAPRVNPAWAPPGTRHPAGLAIDVGKLRKKDGTWISVASHFHGKIGDKVCDDGPPVPDSAEARELRAIVCEAHALHIFTYVLTPNYNAAHADHFHMEIKPGVKWFLVH from the coding sequence GTGCACAGCTCGCTTCTTCGCTCCTGCGCTTTGGCTGTTCTGGCGTTTGCCGCCGCTGCGCTTCGTCCTTCGTTGGCGGACGCGTCCTCGCCGTTTCTGGTCGTGCCCGACCCGGCTGTCGTCGAAACCACCGCGGCATATCGATATGCGAACATGACGAACGAAGAAGCGATTGCAGAGCTGAATCGTCGCAATCTGCCCTACGTGACCGTCGATCCCGTGCCCGGTGTGCGAGCTCCGATTCGACTGACGGGTCGTCTGCATGGCGTGCACATTCATTCAGCTCTTCCGCCCGAGCAGCGTGATGCCTCGCCGTTTGAAATTCTCGATGCGCGTCTCGCCTTGGCGCTCGACGACTTCACCGCCATTCTCGAACGGCACGATATCGATGAAATCGTGCATTTTACCATGTATCGCCCGAACGCTCCGCGCGAAATCGCTACGCCGAAGGCAGCACCACCGCAGGATCAACCACCAAAGGCCGCCGCTGCGCCGAAGGCTGGAGCGGCGGTAGCGAAAAAACCTGGAGCGGGCAAAGTAGCTTCTCGAACCAAGCCAACGAAATCACAGAGTTCGGAAAAACCGGCAGCCAAGTCCGACAAACGCGAAAAGGTTCGTCCTGGTGCCGCGGAAAAACCAAGCAAACCATCCGCGGTAAAACCTACAGCAAAACCCAAGAAGAGCTCGTCGCAAACGTCATTGGGCAAAGCCGGCCTTGGAGCCAAAGGCGCCGGAGCTTCGGTCGACAAAGGCGCAAAACAAAAGGCGCCGGGCGAAACCGGCGAAAAAGCCGAAGCGAGCAAGCCCGTCGAGGTCGTGACCGCGGCTGCACCGAAAAAAGCCGAAGCTCCCGCGCCGCGCGTCAATCCTGCGTGGGCTCCGCCGGGAACTCGACACCCTGCGGGCCTCGCTATCGATGTCGGCAAATTGCGCAAGAAAGACGGCACGTGGATCAGCGTAGCGTCGCATTTCCACGGCAAAATTGGCGACAAAGTGTGCGATGACGGGCCGCCCGTTCCCGATTCGGCCGAGGCTCGCGAGCTCCGCGCGATCGTTTGCGAAGCGCACGCATTGCACATCTTCACGTACGTGCTGACGCCCAATTACAATGCCGCCCACGCCGACCATTTTCACATGGAAATCAAACCCGGCGTGAAATGGTTTCTGGTGCATTGA
- a CDS encoding alpha/beta fold hydrolase, which yields MTASSSPVDRVSSFLGHFYTIAPVARHIVRPRPVSPSSAFRVVVHDPDVGRVRLSGRLHHAPSDTLLVVVHGLGGDVGSHYVLDAAAAGDAAGVAVLRVHLRGADRTGEDIYHAGVSHDVHFMLASPHLQRYSRIVLMGYSLGGHIVLRAATERDLDPRVAAVAAICPPLDLVRGAEAIDEPARYVYRRHVLESIKEVYAAVARRRGMHLPVSEVRRIGTLREWDERVVAPRFGFRGADHYYTEMRVSTRLRLLSVPSLLIAARHDPMVPAHTLAPVLEADVPNLHVRWMDRGGHVGFPSNIDIGDAAPGQFEPQVVSWLLSQDKRSVTAP from the coding sequence GTGACTGCATCGAGCTCGCCCGTCGATCGAGTTTCCTCGTTCCTTGGTCATTTTTACACGATTGCCCCGGTGGCTCGGCACATCGTGCGACCGCGTCCGGTATCGCCGTCGTCGGCATTTCGGGTCGTCGTGCATGATCCGGATGTCGGTCGAGTTCGGCTTTCGGGGCGATTGCATCATGCGCCGTCCGATACGCTGCTCGTCGTCGTGCATGGACTTGGAGGCGACGTCGGTAGCCATTACGTGCTCGATGCTGCGGCCGCGGGCGATGCTGCGGGTGTTGCGGTGTTGCGCGTGCATTTGCGCGGAGCCGATCGCACGGGCGAAGACATTTATCATGCGGGCGTGAGCCACGATGTGCACTTCATGCTGGCGAGTCCGCATTTGCAGCGATATTCGCGCATCGTGCTCATGGGGTATTCGCTCGGTGGCCATATCGTTTTGCGCGCGGCAACCGAACGTGACCTCGATCCACGCGTGGCAGCGGTCGCGGCCATTTGTCCGCCGCTCGATCTCGTGCGGGGCGCCGAAGCGATCGACGAGCCCGCGCGGTACGTGTACCGGCGTCATGTGCTCGAATCGATCAAGGAAGTGTACGCGGCGGTCGCGCGTCGTCGCGGCATGCATTTGCCCGTTTCGGAGGTACGTCGGATTGGAACGCTTCGAGAATGGGACGAGCGCGTCGTCGCGCCGCGTTTCGGATTTCGCGGGGCCGACCATTATTATACGGAAATGCGCGTATCGACACGCCTGCGGCTGCTCTCCGTGCCGTCGCTCTTGATCGCCGCTCGCCACGATCCGATGGTCCCTGCGCACACGCTCGCGCCGGTGCTCGAAGCGGACGTGCCCAACCTCCACGTTCGCTGGATGGATCGAGGTGGGCACGTGGGTTTTCCTTCGAATATCGATATTGGAGACGCCGCGCCGGGGCAATTCGAACCGCAAGTCGTGTCTTGGTTGCTGAGCCAAGACAAACGATCCGTCACTGCACCGTAA
- a CDS encoding serine/threonine protein kinase, giving the protein MESDSPAERLAPGTVVAERFVIDSAIGEGTSGVVYAARRSQDGVRVALKVIHRSVCYDEQFTRRFEREAAILKQLEGNHIVRLLDITLYDELPVLVLEYVEGRSLEAALRENTPTIDQAVEITLQICAALGAAHAGGFVHRDLKPGNVIVQGPLGGSRVPVVWVVDFGLGKALHRDPSGVSLTERDLILGTPEYMSPEQVRGDDVDHRGDIYAAGVILFEMLTGRVPFTARTPMATMTAHLSESIPSARSLRPDRGISSALDAVLFRALAKDPADRYPTARAFAEALAAARRESHVVAPRPVTAEDARALAEKDTELELRDAAEEARQLAAIVQDKPRDVPATSASGAGSVKLWVWIAVAAVLAIAAVALGVAFGSR; this is encoded by the coding sequence GTGGAGTCCGACTCGCCCGCCGAACGGCTCGCGCCAGGAACCGTCGTCGCCGAACGCTTCGTGATCGATTCGGCCATTGGTGAAGGCACGAGCGGCGTCGTGTATGCAGCTCGAAGGTCGCAAGACGGCGTGCGCGTGGCGCTCAAAGTCATCCACCGCAGCGTTTGTTACGACGAACAGTTCACACGCAGATTCGAGCGCGAAGCGGCGATCCTGAAGCAGCTCGAAGGCAACCACATCGTCCGGTTGCTCGACATCACGCTCTACGACGAGCTTCCCGTGCTCGTGCTCGAATACGTCGAAGGTCGATCGCTCGAGGCGGCGCTGCGTGAAAACACGCCGACGATCGACCAAGCCGTGGAGATCACGCTGCAGATATGCGCGGCGCTCGGAGCGGCGCATGCAGGCGGTTTCGTGCATCGAGATCTCAAGCCGGGCAACGTCATCGTGCAAGGTCCACTCGGCGGAAGTCGAGTTCCCGTGGTGTGGGTCGTCGACTTCGGTTTGGGCAAAGCGCTGCATCGCGATCCGTCCGGCGTTTCGCTCACCGAACGAGATCTCATTCTTGGAACACCCGAATACATGTCGCCCGAGCAAGTTCGAGGTGACGATGTCGATCATCGCGGGGACATCTACGCGGCAGGCGTGATCTTATTCGAAATGCTCACGGGGCGCGTGCCGTTCACGGCGCGTACGCCGATGGCGACCATGACGGCGCATCTCAGTGAAAGCATTCCGTCTGCGCGCAGCTTGCGTCCGGATCGAGGTATTTCGTCGGCGCTCGATGCCGTCTTGTTTCGTGCGCTCGCGAAGGATCCTGCGGACAGGTATCCAACGGCGCGAGCGTTTGCCGAGGCGCTTGCGGCGGCTCGTCGCGAGTCGCACGTCGTGGCGCCGCGACCGGTCACGGCGGAAGATGCGCGCGCGCTTGCGGAAAAGGACACCGAGCTCGAGCTGCGGGATGCAGCAGAAGAAGCGCGGCAGCTTGCGGCCATCGTCCAAGACAAACCGCGCGACGTGCCTGCGACGAGCGCGAGTGGCGCTGGGTCGGTGAAGCTTTGGGTCTGGATTGCGGTGGCGGCGGTCTTGGCGATCGCGGCGGTCGCTCTTGGTGTCGCCTTCGGTTCGCGTTAG
- a CDS encoding protein kinase, with amino-acid sequence MSTSALPEAVRKLLALPDGERRIGTFRLERQLGRGGFAPVWLAEEMAGSTKLRLSAVKLFALDAGGDSARQAIIDEAARLCRVEHPNVVRFYQLPFDEARGVIGLAMEYVAGETLSERLRDKGTLSIKETLDVGIAVASALVAVHGAGLVHRDLSPANVVVDVAQIGTPAAYKIIDFGISAADPHRDSPTLANKKRAKDSNPQFRSPLEAIGGKRGYVDPVCWRDLAPATSRSDLYSLGAMLYVCLSGRIPAAGSGTLDADILHGRKKASRISTIGPDVPAALVDLIADLLEPDPENRPRSAEVVALELERARSALTGRARALPPEDEGPFRGLERFEMVHRDVFFGRRVEVAGALEVLRVRGLVALLGPSGSGKSSLARAGILPAIADGALGGPKQWDTVVVSPGMDPRQVLTTALFHVGVAPDWTPARAATRVEAWLSDNRRGLVLLVDQLEEIATLAQGSNNTSQTWTLDFLARLGERPFPGLRVVVTARRDLLDPILAHEALGRVLTRGAVLVSPLGPAAWGEVIDAAIESYGYSFESKNLRIELLEALETTAGSMPLVEFALRELWQARDRDQKRITAAGLRTLEGFSGALSKHANDTFDRAVKAAGTERVVERVLLALTTPAGARMTRPARELVQEVGAAAHVVIRVFAEARLILREIERRKDGEVELVTLAHEALLVHWGRLRNWVAAEREARLILADFEDAARRWSEHPDPEMLWRRRRLLLLEDILKQRGMRLDGIAKKFYHTSLSAARRNTLIRTAALALVVASGVVAWTIYVDLEAKRIMAEAERADADANLALVHARELKAQADAERAKALQRAAEAREAETKAALTALKFVKRALESHGPVAEGPKQPNSLDPSVVHEIDEYLLQRERESAPVPPQLEEILREADKPDSGAVAALAPPETTGPINVPPTPINGPTATAMVRGQAYAKLNDAKASAAACARNEGPNVPKGSGKVALVLEPSGLVSSVALDARFVGTTVGACVDRAFRRVVVQPFEGKPVTVLWSFTVQ; translated from the coding sequence ATGTCCACGAGCGCCTTGCCCGAAGCAGTTCGAAAGCTGCTCGCACTGCCGGATGGTGAGCGTCGAATCGGTACGTTTCGCCTCGAAAGGCAGCTCGGTCGCGGAGGTTTTGCGCCGGTGTGGCTCGCGGAAGAGATGGCCGGGAGCACGAAGTTGCGGCTGTCCGCGGTCAAACTCTTTGCGCTCGATGCCGGTGGGGATTCCGCGCGCCAGGCGATCATCGACGAAGCGGCAAGGTTATGTCGGGTCGAGCATCCAAACGTCGTAAGGTTTTACCAGCTTCCGTTCGACGAAGCGCGCGGCGTGATTGGGCTCGCGATGGAGTACGTCGCGGGAGAAACGTTGAGCGAACGGCTGCGTGACAAGGGCACATTATCCATAAAAGAAACCCTCGACGTCGGCATCGCCGTGGCCTCGGCGCTCGTGGCGGTGCACGGCGCAGGGCTCGTGCATCGAGATTTGTCCCCGGCAAACGTGGTCGTCGATGTGGCGCAAATAGGAACGCCTGCGGCATACAAGATCATCGATTTCGGCATTTCGGCCGCAGACCCTCATCGCGATTCTCCAACGCTTGCGAACAAGAAGCGCGCAAAAGACAGCAATCCACAATTTCGCTCGCCGCTCGAAGCGATCGGCGGAAAACGAGGTTATGTGGATCCGGTATGTTGGCGAGACTTGGCGCCGGCCACGAGCCGCAGCGATTTGTATTCGCTCGGGGCCATGCTTTACGTCTGTTTGTCCGGGCGTATTCCTGCAGCCGGCAGCGGAACGCTCGACGCAGACATTCTCCACGGGCGCAAGAAAGCCTCGCGCATTTCGACCATCGGCCCGGATGTGCCCGCCGCGCTCGTCGATTTGATTGCAGACTTGCTCGAACCGGACCCCGAGAATCGACCGCGGTCTGCGGAAGTGGTGGCGCTCGAGCTCGAACGTGCACGCAGCGCGCTCACGGGACGCGCACGGGCATTGCCGCCCGAAGACGAAGGGCCTTTCCGGGGTCTCGAACGATTCGAAATGGTGCATCGCGACGTGTTTTTCGGCCGTCGTGTGGAAGTTGCCGGCGCGCTCGAAGTGCTGCGCGTGCGGGGCCTGGTCGCATTGCTCGGTCCGAGCGGCAGCGGCAAATCGAGTTTGGCGCGGGCAGGCATTCTGCCAGCCATTGCGGACGGGGCGCTCGGTGGGCCAAAACAATGGGACACCGTGGTGGTTTCTCCGGGGATGGACCCGCGACAAGTCTTGACGACGGCGCTCTTTCACGTGGGTGTGGCACCGGATTGGACGCCGGCTCGAGCGGCGACGCGGGTCGAAGCGTGGTTATCGGACAATCGCCGCGGACTGGTGTTGCTCGTCGATCAGCTCGAGGAAATCGCGACACTGGCGCAAGGGTCGAACAATACGAGCCAAACCTGGACGCTCGATTTTCTGGCGCGCCTCGGAGAACGCCCGTTTCCAGGTTTGCGCGTCGTCGTGACCGCGCGGCGCGACTTGCTCGATCCCATTTTGGCGCACGAGGCGCTGGGTCGAGTGCTCACGCGCGGGGCCGTTTTGGTATCGCCGTTGGGGCCGGCCGCGTGGGGCGAGGTCATCGATGCGGCGATCGAAAGTTATGGCTATTCGTTCGAGTCGAAGAACTTGCGCATCGAACTGCTCGAAGCGCTGGAGACGACGGCCGGATCGATGCCGCTCGTCGAGTTTGCATTGCGTGAATTGTGGCAAGCTCGAGATCGGGACCAGAAACGAATCACCGCGGCGGGACTGCGCACGCTCGAGGGTTTTTCTGGGGCGCTGTCGAAACACGCCAACGATACGTTCGATCGCGCGGTGAAAGCAGCGGGCACCGAGCGCGTGGTCGAACGGGTTCTCTTGGCGCTGACGACCCCGGCCGGAGCGCGCATGACGCGACCTGCCCGAGAATTGGTGCAGGAAGTGGGTGCCGCGGCCCATGTCGTCATTCGTGTATTCGCCGAAGCTCGGCTCATTTTGCGCGAAATTGAACGCCGAAAAGATGGCGAAGTGGAGCTCGTGACGCTGGCGCACGAAGCGCTCTTGGTGCATTGGGGAAGGCTACGCAATTGGGTCGCAGCCGAACGCGAAGCACGGCTCATTCTTGCAGACTTCGAGGACGCCGCGAGACGGTGGAGCGAACATCCGGATCCCGAAATGCTTTGGCGCCGGAGACGCCTGCTCCTGCTCGAAGATATTCTGAAGCAGCGCGGCATGCGTCTCGATGGTATTGCAAAGAAGTTTTATCACACGAGCCTTTCGGCGGCGCGAAGAAACACGCTCATTCGTACCGCAGCGCTCGCGCTCGTGGTGGCTTCCGGCGTCGTTGCATGGACGATTTACGTCGATTTGGAAGCAAAACGAATCATGGCGGAAGCGGAACGAGCCGATGCCGACGCCAACCTGGCGCTCGTGCACGCACGTGAATTGAAGGCTCAGGCAGACGCGGAACGGGCCAAAGCATTGCAACGCGCTGCGGAAGCGCGCGAAGCCGAAACGAAAGCTGCTCTGACGGCGTTGAAGTTCGTCAAACGAGCGCTCGAATCGCACGGCCCCGTCGCAGAAGGACCGAAGCAGCCGAATTCGCTCGATCCGTCGGTCGTGCACGAAATCGACGAATACCTCTTGCAACGCGAACGAGAAAGCGCCCCCGTACCTCCGCAGCTCGAAGAAATCCTTCGTGAAGCGGACAAACCGGATTCGGGCGCGGTCGCTGCGCTTGCGCCGCCCGAAACGACGGGCCCGATAAACGTCCCGCCGACGCCCATCAATGGACCTACGGCGACGGCCATGGTTCGCGGCCAAGCGTATGCAAAATTGAACGATGCGAAAGCATCGGCCGCCGCGTGTGCTCGCAATGAAGGCCCCAATGTACCCAAAGGTTCGGGAAAAGTTGCCTTGGTGCTGGAACCATCGGGCCTTGTTTCATCGGTGGCCCTCGATGCGCGATTCGTCGGAACGACCGTCGGTGCATGCGTCGATCGAGCTTTCCGCAGAGTCGTGGTGCAACCATTCGAGGGAAAACCCGTCACGGTATTGTGGTCGTTTACGGTGCAGTGA
- a CDS encoding serine/threonine protein kinase, whose protein sequence is MLIDVATLPSDPLAGTKYRVVRFLGHGTSSEVYEAKSPGGDVYAIKVLKSTCRDMQEYATRLLQEGRVLASIDHENLVPVREIGMTRDGRPFLAMPRIAGETLRDYLEHHGPIDPMTASLLIAGALDGLHEAHRRGIVHRDVKPHNIFIATKKDGSPERAMMFDFGIAKIVGAAAHRTTGNRVLGTPRYISPEQILGGRIDGRADVYAMGIVLFECIAARGPYDVLRGSEFEVHMRAHLGLSPRRLDDLSPASPALARVVARALEKAPGRRYSSAAVFASALRHVIGTAARPELRAMLQGGAS, encoded by the coding sequence ATGCTCATCGACGTTGCAACGCTCCCGTCCGACCCGCTTGCGGGCACCAAGTATCGCGTCGTGCGTTTCCTCGGCCACGGCACGAGCTCGGAAGTGTACGAAGCGAAAAGCCCCGGGGGCGACGTTTACGCCATCAAGGTGCTCAAGTCGACGTGTCGGGATATGCAAGAATACGCGACGCGCCTCTTGCAAGAAGGCCGCGTGCTCGCTTCGATCGACCACGAAAACCTCGTGCCGGTGCGCGAAATCGGCATGACACGTGATGGCCGGCCATTTCTTGCCATGCCGCGTATTGCTGGAGAAACGCTGCGCGACTACCTCGAACACCACGGTCCCATCGACCCGATGACGGCGTCGTTGCTCATTGCAGGAGCGCTCGATGGACTGCATGAAGCGCATCGTCGAGGCATCGTTCATCGCGACGTCAAACCGCACAACATTTTCATCGCTACGAAAAAGGACGGCTCTCCCGAGCGAGCCATGATGTTCGACTTCGGAATTGCAAAGATCGTCGGTGCGGCTGCGCATCGCACGACCGGTAATCGCGTATTGGGCACGCCGAGGTACATTTCGCCGGAGCAGATACTCGGCGGACGAATCGATGGTCGCGCAGACGTGTATGCGATGGGCATCGTTCTATTCGAATGCATCGCGGCTCGCGGTCCTTACGATGTGCTTCGCGGTTCCGAGTTCGAAGTTCACATGCGCGCGCATTTGGGACTTTCCCCGCGCCGTCTCGATGACTTGTCGCCCGCTTCCCCAGCGCTCGCGCGGGTCGTTGCCCGAGCGCTCGAAAAAGCGCCTGGAAGGCGTTATTCTTCGGCTGCCGTATTCGCGTCGGCGCTCCGCCACGTGATTGGCACTGCCGCGCGTCCCGAACTTCGAGCGATGTTGCAGGGAGGTGCGTCGTGA